One Phycisphaera mikurensis NBRC 102666 DNA window includes the following coding sequences:
- a CDS encoding ABC transporter substrate-binding protein, whose protein sequence is MAPPPTARSLTRWRPLDTLSVGGWTILVIAALSSVAIAAWPVATRDGLQMWIFAKNHQVLYEPMFAERNLRAAEDPDQEAVVSTLLDGSAMLRRLLAGFWGDTPLPDMVEVETNMMSRFTSGPLESMGFVDLTDRLRAEGLDERINPPSFTPWTTRGRIFGIPHDVHPTALAYRADLFAEAGIDVDAIETWDDFERLTQPLLADDDGDGEPDHYPLAIWYSDIGTIETLLFQADGGYFRPDGTPALDRAANASVVARVVGWCFGEDRIAIDAPKFTFSGNQLKLQGRVACEIMPDWLIGVWKRELPGLGGKFKLMPLPAWEPGGRRISVMGGTMLGFPKRTLRSRGDGSGEPSFEAAWSFAMDLYFDRDYAQRLYESTSIISPLTDLWSESFYHEPDPFFGGQRVGTLLLGLAPDVPARVPSPFIEAARLRMTEVLGAVYRHAEATGAHDAATLEPLAMELLAEAQARLAEEMSRNVFLQAGAAGPAAAAGGAVP, encoded by the coding sequence GAGCTCGGTCGCCATCGCGGCCTGGCCGGTGGCCACCCGCGACGGGCTGCAGATGTGGATCTTCGCGAAGAACCACCAGGTGCTCTACGAGCCGATGTTTGCCGAGCGGAACCTCCGGGCCGCCGAGGATCCCGACCAGGAGGCGGTGGTCTCGACGCTGCTCGACGGCTCGGCGATGCTGCGCCGCTTGCTCGCGGGCTTCTGGGGCGACACGCCGCTGCCGGACATGGTCGAGGTGGAGACCAACATGATGTCGCGCTTCACCAGCGGCCCGCTGGAGAGCATGGGCTTCGTGGACCTCACCGACCGCCTCCGAGCGGAGGGGCTCGACGAGCGGATCAACCCGCCGTCGTTCACCCCCTGGACGACCCGCGGGCGGATCTTCGGGATCCCGCACGACGTGCACCCCACGGCGCTGGCCTACCGCGCCGACCTCTTCGCCGAGGCCGGCATCGACGTGGACGCGATCGAGACCTGGGACGACTTCGAGCGGCTGACCCAGCCGCTGCTCGCCGACGACGACGGCGACGGCGAGCCGGACCACTACCCGCTCGCGATCTGGTACAGCGACATCGGCACGATCGAGACGCTGCTCTTCCAGGCCGACGGCGGGTACTTCAGGCCCGACGGGACCCCGGCGCTGGACCGCGCGGCGAACGCGAGCGTCGTGGCGCGGGTGGTCGGCTGGTGCTTCGGCGAGGACCGCATCGCCATCGACGCGCCCAAGTTCACCTTCTCGGGCAACCAGCTGAAGCTGCAGGGCCGGGTGGCTTGCGAGATCATGCCCGACTGGCTCATCGGCGTCTGGAAGCGCGAGCTGCCCGGGCTCGGGGGCAAGTTCAAGCTGATGCCGCTGCCGGCGTGGGAGCCCGGCGGCCGGCGGATCAGCGTGATGGGCGGCACGATGCTCGGCTTCCCGAAGCGGACGCTTCGCAGCCGCGGCGATGGATCCGGCGAGCCGAGCTTCGAGGCCGCCTGGTCCTTCGCGATGGACCTGTACTTCGATCGCGACTACGCCCAGCGGCTCTACGAGAGCACCAGCATCATCTCCCCGCTCACCGACCTCTGGAGCGAGTCCTTCTACCACGAGCCCGACCCCTTCTTCGGCGGCCAGCGGGTCGGCACGCTGCTGCTCGGGCTGGCCCCCGACGTGCCCGCGCGGGTGCCCTCGCCCTTCATCGAGGCGGCGCGGCTGCGGATGACCGAGGTGCTCGGCGCCGTGTACCGCCACGCCGAGGCCACGGGCGCCCACGACGCGGCCACGCTGGAGCCGCTGGCGATGGAGCTGCTCGCGGAGGCGCAAGCCCGGCTGGCGGAGGAGATGAGCCGCAACGTGTTCCTGCAGGCCGGCGCCGCCGGACCCGCCGCCGCCGCGGGAGGAGCCGTCCCTTGA
- a CDS encoding prenyltransferase/squalene oxidase repeat-containing protein, with protein MNPRTVAHFIVVLAWSAAPALAQPAADAPAAIEADARTAPAVARGLAFLAGVQQPGGGFPDGGQGESTGITGIAGLAFLADGHLPGRTGYGFVVENAAAFILDNAGPSGLIAADTSHGPMYGHGYATLFLAELIGQLGEPAGRVDEARLRAVLARAVRLIVDTQNPEGGWRYQPRPLDADISVTITQIMALRAARNAGLAVPVQTIERAIAYVKACQEDGPLNQGGGGFRYMTSPGSAAWPRSAAGVASLQYAGVYGGDEVERGLAYLAAFTPRGGGNGGFGGGQPHWFYGHYYHAQAVFLAGGSHWTNYFPDAREQMLADQQGDGSWRSSHGEAYATGMALLVLQMPNRLLPIFQR; from the coding sequence GTGAATCCGCGGACCGTCGCCCATTTCATCGTCGTCCTCGCGTGGTCCGCGGCGCCCGCGCTCGCGCAGCCGGCGGCGGACGCTCCCGCCGCCATCGAGGCCGACGCCCGCACGGCGCCCGCCGTGGCCCGCGGCCTCGCCTTCCTCGCGGGCGTTCAGCAGCCCGGCGGCGGCTTCCCCGACGGCGGGCAGGGCGAGAGCACCGGCATCACCGGCATCGCCGGGCTGGCCTTCCTCGCCGACGGCCACCTGCCCGGCCGCACCGGCTACGGCTTCGTCGTCGAGAACGCCGCCGCCTTCATCCTCGACAACGCCGGCCCCTCGGGCTTGATCGCCGCCGACACCTCGCACGGCCCGATGTACGGCCACGGCTACGCCACGCTGTTCCTCGCCGAGCTCATCGGCCAGCTCGGCGAGCCCGCCGGCCGCGTGGACGAGGCCCGGCTGCGGGCGGTGCTCGCCCGCGCCGTCCGGCTCATCGTCGACACGCAGAACCCCGAGGGCGGCTGGCGGTACCAGCCTCGCCCGCTGGATGCGGACATCTCCGTGACCATCACGCAGATCATGGCCCTGCGGGCGGCCCGCAACGCGGGGCTGGCGGTGCCGGTGCAGACGATCGAGCGGGCGATCGCGTACGTCAAGGCCTGCCAGGAGGACGGCCCGCTGAACCAGGGCGGCGGCGGTTTCCGCTACATGACCTCGCCGGGCAGCGCCGCGTGGCCCCGCTCCGCCGCGGGCGTCGCCTCGCTGCAGTACGCCGGCGTGTACGGCGGCGACGAAGTCGAACGCGGGCTGGCCTACCTGGCCGCCTTCACGCCGCGGGGCGGCGGCAACGGCGGCTTCGGCGGCGGCCAGCCGCACTGGTTCTACGGGCACTACTACCACGCCCAGGCCGTCTTCCTCGCGGGTGGGAGCCACTGGACCAACTACTTCCCCGACGCGCGCGAGCAGATGCTCGCCGACCAGCAGGGCGACGGCTCGTGGCGCTCCAGCCACGGCGAGGCGTACGCCACCGGCATGGCGCTGCTCGTGCTGCAGATGCCCAACCGGCTGCTCCCCATCTTCCAGCGGTGA
- a CDS encoding carbohydrate ABC transporter permease: MSEASPPGSAGGGPVAATPTAVGVAAEPAAAAAPARRSRSTAWAGYFFVAPFVLLFGVFILYPLASSLLLVTQQTSGPNDRVYVGLANFGWLLSDPEFHLAVKNSLLFTLGSVGLQIPAALGLAILLNRPGLRGRSVFRLIFFAPILVGLAFVAVLFSLIFEKNTGLLNILLHGLSDFVPGWTHSIEFPWLQEYGLWAIILAAFWLSTGYHMIYFLAALQNVSRDLLEAAEIDGAGAWSRFVHVTVPAIRPIATFIILLSFIGSVQLFELPFLLLGPGGGQEGRGLTVVMYLYNKGFDVGDLGMSSTVGWVISLFLLLAAAAQKLLGDAGGRR; encoded by the coding sequence TTGAGCGAGGCCTCTCCCCCCGGTTCCGCGGGCGGCGGCCCGGTCGCCGCGACGCCGACGGCGGTCGGCGTCGCGGCCGAGCCGGCGGCCGCGGCGGCGCCGGCCCGCAGAAGCCGCTCCACCGCCTGGGCCGGCTACTTCTTCGTGGCGCCGTTCGTGCTCCTCTTCGGGGTCTTCATCCTCTACCCGCTGGCGTCGTCGCTGCTGCTGGTGACCCAGCAGACCAGCGGGCCCAACGACCGCGTCTACGTGGGCCTGGCGAACTTCGGCTGGCTGCTCTCCGACCCCGAGTTCCACCTCGCGGTGAAGAACTCGCTGCTCTTCACGCTCGGCTCGGTGGGGCTGCAGATCCCCGCGGCGTTGGGCTTGGCGATCCTGCTCAACCGGCCCGGGCTCCGGGGCCGCTCGGTCTTCCGGCTGATCTTCTTCGCGCCGATCCTGGTCGGCCTCGCCTTCGTGGCGGTGCTGTTCAGCCTCATCTTCGAGAAGAACACCGGGCTCCTGAACATCCTGCTCCACGGCCTCTCCGACTTCGTGCCCGGGTGGACGCACAGCATCGAGTTCCCCTGGCTGCAGGAGTACGGGCTGTGGGCGATCATCCTCGCGGCCTTCTGGCTGTCGACCGGCTACCACATGATCTACTTCCTCGCGGCGTTGCAGAACGTGAGCCGCGACCTGCTCGAGGCCGCCGAGATCGACGGCGCCGGCGCCTGGTCGCGCTTCGTGCACGTGACGGTGCCGGCGATCCGGCCCATCGCGACGTTCATCATCCTGCTCTCGTTCATCGGCAGCGTGCAGCTCTTCGAGCTGCCCTTCCTCCTGCTCGGACCCGGCGGCGGCCAGGAGGGCCGCGGCCTGACGGTGGTGATGTACCTCTACAACAAGGGCTTCGACGTCGGCGACCTGGGGATGAGCAGCACCGTGGGCTGGGTGATCTCGCTGTTCCTGCTGCTGGCCGCCGCGGCCCAGAAGCTGCTCGGCGACGCGGGGGGGCGGCGGTGA
- a CDS encoding carbohydrate ABC transporter permease: protein MSPARTPGPRVPPAGAPGSLPEASPPPAAPPHDPRAARDRWVLALVYAVLSVAAVVTLIPFAYLIFSSFKTEGSFSSGPFWPVGGGGPFDVDWSGFTLDNYAKLFGEANVFRAIVNSFFYASVSAVLGTLGAAMGGYALAKHRFVGRGVIDSVVLLALVIPGALLIAPGYQLLYQLGLLDTYAGLILPGVAPAFGVYLFRQAMITSLPDEMIEAARIDGCGEIRIFFIMALPMVRPMIGAFLLLTFLGAWNNFIAPQIILASPEKFPLSVFIAQLKGVYGTDYGLLTAGTLVAILPILVLFLLLQKEFISGLTSGAVKG from the coding sequence GTGAGCCCGGCCCGCACCCCCGGCCCCCGCGTCCCGCCGGCCGGCGCCCCCGGCTCGCTCCCGGAGGCGTCGCCGCCCCCCGCTGCGCCGCCGCACGACCCGCGGGCGGCCCGGGACCGCTGGGTGCTCGCGCTGGTTTACGCGGTGCTTTCGGTGGCGGCGGTCGTCACGCTGATCCCCTTCGCGTACCTGATCTTCTCGTCGTTCAAGACCGAGGGCAGCTTCAGCTCCGGGCCCTTCTGGCCGGTGGGCGGCGGCGGGCCCTTCGACGTCGACTGGAGCGGCTTCACGCTCGACAACTACGCGAAGCTCTTCGGCGAGGCGAACGTCTTCCGGGCGATCGTCAACTCCTTCTTCTACGCGTCGGTCTCGGCGGTGCTCGGCACCCTGGGGGCGGCGATGGGCGGCTATGCGCTGGCGAAGCACCGCTTCGTCGGCCGCGGCGTCATCGATTCGGTGGTCCTGCTGGCGCTGGTGATCCCCGGCGCCCTGCTGATCGCGCCGGGGTACCAGCTGCTCTACCAGCTCGGCCTGCTGGACACCTACGCGGGGCTCATCCTCCCCGGCGTGGCCCCCGCGTTCGGCGTGTACCTCTTCCGGCAGGCGATGATCACCAGCCTGCCCGACGAGATGATCGAGGCGGCCCGGATCGATGGCTGCGGCGAGATCCGCATCTTCTTCATCATGGCGCTGCCGATGGTCCGCCCGATGATCGGCGCCTTCCTCCTGCTCACCTTCCTGGGGGCCTGGAACAACTTCATCGCCCCGCAGATCATCCTCGCCAGCCCCGAGAAGTTCCCCCTCTCGGTGTTCATCGCGCAGCTCAAGGGCGTGTACGGGACGGACTACGGGCTGCTCACCGCGGGCACGCTGGTGGCGATCCTGCCGATCCTCGTGCTCTTCCTGCTGCTGCAAAAGGAGTTCATCAGCGGGCTGACCTCCGGCGCCGTGAAGGGCTGA
- a CDS encoding serine/threonine-protein kinase, whose product MPRSACVIPLLVFLLAGPARAAPLAAELLTPDLERRAVGVLSVAGGRLRAVDGDRNATDSSLRGVVRLSFGGVEGDPDAPPAGPLPDAGRRPLAGHLILTDGQVLAGRPAAEAGGGESLAWAHPRLGRVVVPLGRVASVSLGPEAEGAAPGRPRPPSADRLRLANGDALVGFAVSTDAAGVAFEPEGGAAATVPWAAVAGLRLANPAAGPPAGDLVELADGSRFAASARFDGAVWTLADPLPGLSPPVAALQDVEPAAVVALEPGASGLRRLGLGGVTVDEPEPAVAFGVPFPARSDGGVLRLHAPTRVVLSAPGVGVRRARVRLALDPVAAASPLAALEADLGGPPVRLDAARPSATLAAEGAGPLVLTLAASEHGPVLDRVVVESVELLVAAD is encoded by the coding sequence ATGCCCCGCTCCGCGTGCGTGATCCCGCTGCTCGTGTTCCTGCTCGCGGGCCCAGCGCGTGCGGCGCCGCTCGCGGCCGAGCTGCTCACGCCGGACCTGGAGCGTCGGGCGGTCGGGGTGCTCTCGGTCGCCGGCGGCCGGCTCCGCGCGGTCGACGGCGACCGCAACGCGACGGACAGCTCGCTGCGCGGCGTGGTGCGGCTGTCCTTCGGCGGGGTGGAAGGGGACCCCGACGCCCCGCCCGCGGGACCCCTCCCGGACGCGGGGCGCCGACCGCTCGCGGGGCATCTGATTCTCACCGACGGGCAGGTCCTCGCCGGCCGGCCCGCCGCGGAGGCGGGCGGGGGGGAGTCGCTCGCGTGGGCCCACCCGCGGCTGGGCCGGGTGGTCGTCCCGCTGGGGCGGGTGGCCTCGGTGAGCCTCGGGCCGGAGGCGGAGGGCGCGGCGCCGGGCCGCCCGCGGCCGCCGTCCGCCGACCGGCTGCGCCTGGCCAACGGCGACGCGCTCGTGGGCTTCGCCGTCTCCACCGACGCCGCGGGCGTCGCCTTTGAGCCCGAGGGCGGGGCGGCCGCAACCGTGCCCTGGGCCGCCGTCGCGGGCCTCCGGCTCGCCAACCCCGCCGCCGGCCCGCCCGCGGGCGATCTCGTGGAGCTTGCCGACGGCAGCCGCTTCGCCGCGTCCGCTCGCTTCGACGGAGCGGTCTGGACGCTGGCGGACCCGCTCCCGGGCCTGAGCCCGCCGGTCGCTGCGCTCCAGGACGTGGAGCCCGCGGCCGTGGTCGCGCTCGAACCGGGCGCCTCGGGCCTCCGCCGGCTCGGCCTCGGCGGCGTGACGGTCGACGAGCCCGAGCCGGCCGTCGCGTTCGGCGTGCCCTTCCCCGCCCGCAGCGACGGCGGCGTGCTGCGCCTGCACGCGCCCACGCGGGTCGTGCTCTCGGCGCCCGGCGTCGGGGTCCGCCGCGCCCGGGTGCGCCTCGCGTTGGACCCGGTCGCCGCCGCTTCACCGCTGGCCGCTCTCGAGGCCGACCTCGGCGGCCCGCCCGTCCGCCTCGACGCCGCCCGCCCCTCCGCGACGCTCGCCGCCGAGGGGGCCGGCCCGCTCGTCCTGACCCTCGCCGCGTCCGAGCACGGGCCGGTGCTCGACCGCGTCGTCGTGGAGTCGGTGGAGCTGCTGGTCGCGGCGGATTGA
- a CDS encoding N5-glutamine methyltransferase family protein: protein MRRITRRWPTNSQTTPVPQANDPAVGFCSGLLEHRAQFSDRPASACRVPREEAKQPCPCRAMQPTKRGARLARRGDRKIARGALASTIAETDEPWTTRKLLRWTTRRFEERGLESPRVRAEMLLAHVLRTERLRLYMEAERPASPDELADFRGLVKRALRHEPVDHLVGTTPFFTLTLEVSPAVLVPRPSTEALVEHVLQAVRARAEREEEAEAPAEAKPRPGGDAPADRGPADAETAAVRGAGPVRVADVGTGSGAIALALLKSLPEASAVATDVSADALGVAARNAQRLGLAGRVDFREGSLLEPLAGERFDWLVSNPPYIPDAEWDAVEPGVKDHEPTLALRGGPDGLDLLRPLIAGAAGVLAPGGRAAFELAASHADAALELAVAAGWADAAVLPDHERLPRVLVGCPGG, encoded by the coding sequence ATGCGGCGGATCACCCGCCGCTGGCCGACGAATTCGCAGACAACCCCCGTGCCTCAAGCCAACGATCCGGCAGTGGGTTTCTGCAGCGGCCTGCTAGAGCATCGTGCGCAATTTTCCGATCGGCCTGCGTCCGCGTGTCGTGTTCCTCGTGAGGAGGCGAAGCAGCCCTGCCCCTGCAGGGCGATGCAGCCGACGAAGCGAGGGGCACGACTCGCCCGCAGAGGCGATCGGAAAATTGCGCGCGGTGCGCTAGCGTCGACCATCGCGGAGACCGACGAGCCCTGGACGACCCGGAAGCTGCTGAGGTGGACGACCAGGCGCTTCGAGGAACGCGGGCTGGAGTCCCCGCGCGTGCGGGCGGAGATGCTGCTGGCGCACGTGCTGCGGACCGAGCGGCTGCGGCTGTACATGGAGGCGGAGCGGCCGGCGTCGCCCGATGAGCTCGCCGACTTCCGCGGGCTCGTCAAGCGGGCGCTCCGGCACGAACCGGTGGACCACCTCGTCGGCACCACGCCCTTCTTCACGCTGACCCTGGAGGTTTCGCCGGCGGTGCTGGTGCCGCGGCCCTCGACCGAGGCGCTCGTGGAGCACGTGCTGCAGGCGGTCCGGGCGCGGGCGGAGCGTGAGGAAGAAGCCGAAGCCCCGGCGGAGGCGAAGCCGCGGCCGGGCGGAGACGCGCCCGCGGACCGCGGGCCCGCGGACGCCGAAACGGCCGCGGTCCGCGGCGCCGGGCCGGTCCGCGTCGCGGACGTGGGGACCGGGAGCGGCGCGATCGCGCTGGCGCTGCTCAAGAGCCTGCCGGAGGCGAGCGCCGTGGCAACCGACGTCTCCGCCGACGCGCTGGGCGTCGCGGCCCGCAACGCCCAGCGGCTGGGGCTGGCCGGACGGGTCGACTTCCGCGAAGGGTCGCTGCTGGAGCCGCTGGCGGGCGAGCGTTTCGACTGGCTCGTCAGCAACCCGCCGTACATCCCCGACGCCGAGTGGGACGCGGTGGAGCCGGGGGTGAAAGACCACGAGCCGACGCTGGCGCTCCGCGGCGGGCCGGACGGCCTGGACCTGCTGCGGCCGCTGATCGCGGGCGCGGCGGGCGTTCTCGCGCCCGGCGGCCGGGCGGCGTTCGAGCTGGCGGCGTCGCACGCCGACGCGGCGCTGGAACTGGCGGTGGCGGCGGGCTGGGCCGACGCGGCGGTGCTGCCGGACCACGAGCGGCTGCCGCGGGTGCTGGTCGGTTGCCCCGGCGGGTGA